In the genome of Candidatus Saccharibacteria bacterium, one region contains:
- a CDS encoding DNA translocase FtsK 4TM domain-containing protein, which translates to MAKKKKKQTRNKKTNPVPKQRSVFWPQAGAVIMLVIAVFLLIGGFGTGGILPESLFGGAYWLFGWGAYITPVALIYIGVHKFRSDDHRTPLDKLMSITALLVSSSALLHVSFATRSTPVSEYVNGRGGEVGMVIGGMMLSVLDKIPAIILWVVLTVLAFCLTFGISLKVFLKIGDLFKRKETDTDLAELKSKATEENSFKLNEGVPVERQADREKARLSTFRNTAQKLSPNESHEALTTESDPNWKFPGMNLLNQKQDKADAGDVEGSAENIKETFNNFNINVEMEGANIGPRVTQYTLKPPTGVKLTKITALENNLSLDLAAHSIRMEAPIPGKRLVGIEVPNLKSATVRISSLLQSREWQDMQGPLSFVIGKDISGTPMVADLAKMPHVLIAGQTGSGKSVMINAVLTSLLYRNSPSDLKLILVDPKQVELKPYDDLPHLLAPLITEPEKCISALKWTVAEMERRYKALADANRRNIAEYNSLKKEEGMPYIVVVIDELADLMMMAARDVESLIVRIAQKARAVGIHLVLATQRPSVDVITGLIKANIPARIAFTTASQVDSRTIIDQIGAEKLLGQGDMLLLTADMPKPKRVQGAFISDEETIKVTDFIRMQRPPDYDDEIISQPVQLNGKGGVVMDASAQDSDDDMWKDAIKVVVDGGKASTSLLQRRLRIGYGRAARLIETMEEQGIVGPADGSRPREVLISSVDDVFGGADSSANVDDEVYDENFPEE; encoded by the coding sequence ATGGCTAAAAAGAAGAAAAAACAAACAAGAAATAAAAAAACCAATCCTGTACCAAAGCAGCGATCAGTTTTTTGGCCGCAAGCAGGCGCAGTAATCATGCTAGTGATAGCGGTGTTTCTGCTTATCGGCGGTTTTGGCACCGGCGGCATACTACCCGAGTCATTATTTGGTGGTGCGTATTGGTTGTTTGGCTGGGGAGCTTACATAACGCCGGTTGCTTTGATATACATCGGTGTTCATAAGTTTCGCAGCGACGATCATCGTACACCGCTAGACAAACTTATGAGTATAACGGCCTTGTTGGTGAGTAGCTCCGCGCTACTGCACGTCTCTTTTGCAACTCGTTCTACACCCGTTTCTGAGTACGTTAACGGACGAGGCGGAGAAGTAGGTATGGTTATCGGTGGGATGATGCTTTCTGTACTGGATAAAATTCCCGCCATTATACTTTGGGTTGTCCTGACGGTGCTGGCTTTTTGCCTGACGTTTGGTATATCACTCAAGGTCTTTTTAAAGATCGGCGATTTGTTTAAACGTAAAGAAACTGACACCGACCTAGCCGAGCTAAAATCTAAGGCAACGGAGGAAAACAGTTTCAAGCTTAATGAAGGTGTTCCAGTTGAACGACAGGCTGACCGTGAAAAAGCCAGGCTGAGTACATTTAGAAACACCGCTCAGAAGCTCTCACCAAACGAAAGTCACGAAGCTTTGACTACTGAGAGTGATCCGAACTGGAAGTTCCCGGGCATGAACTTACTCAATCAGAAACAAGACAAGGCTGATGCTGGTGATGTTGAGGGGAGCGCAGAGAATATCAAAGAGACATTCAATAATTTTAATATTAATGTCGAGATGGAAGGAGCTAACATTGGACCACGTGTCACGCAATATACTCTAAAGCCACCTACAGGAGTTAAGCTTACAAAAATTACGGCTCTTGAGAACAATCTGTCACTTGATTTAGCAGCTCATTCTATACGAATGGAGGCGCCTATTCCGGGTAAACGGTTAGTCGGCATAGAAGTACCAAATCTTAAGTCGGCTACAGTTCGTATCAGCTCTCTTCTTCAATCTCGCGAGTGGCAAGATATGCAGGGGCCACTTAGTTTTGTTATAGGCAAAGATATTTCTGGTACACCAATGGTGGCCGATTTGGCAAAAATGCCGCACGTACTGATAGCTGGTCAGACCGGGTCAGGTAAGTCAGTTATGATTAACGCTGTTCTCACCAGTCTTTTGTACCGAAATAGCCCGTCCGATCTAAAGCTTATACTGGTCGACCCAAAGCAAGTCGAACTGAAACCATATGACGACCTCCCGCACCTACTTGCGCCCCTGATTACAGAGCCAGAAAAGTGCATTAGCGCGCTTAAGTGGACGGTTGCTGAGATGGAGCGTCGATATAAAGCTTTGGCAGATGCCAACCGTCGTAATATCGCAGAGTATAATAGTCTTAAAAAAGAGGAAGGTATGCCGTATATAGTTGTAGTTATCGATGAGCTAGCCGACCTTATGATGATGGCCGCAAGGGATGTAGAAAGCCTTATTGTACGGATCGCTCAAAAAGCGCGAGCCGTTGGCATACATCTTGTATTGGCTACGCAACGACCAAGTGTCGACGTAATAACCGGTCTTATAAAAGCTAACATACCTGCTCGGATTGCCTTTACGACCGCCAGTCAGGTGGATAGTCGAACAATCATCGACCAGATAGGTGCTGAAAAATTGTTAGGCCAGGGTGACATGCTGCTCTTGACTGCCGATATGCCAAAACCAAAACGCGTACAAGGCGCCTTTATATCTGATGAAGAGACCATTAAGGTCACAGACTTTATTCGCATGCAGCGTCCACCGGATTATGACGACGAGATTATTAGCCAACCTGTACAACTCAACGGTAAAGGTGGTGTGGTCATGGATGCTAGCGCTCAAGATAGCGATGACGATATGTGGAAGGATGCCATCAAGGTGGTAGTAGACGGCGGCAAAGCTAGTACCAGCCTACTCCAGCGACGCTTAAGGATTGGCTACGGCCGAGCTGCTCGCTTAATTGAAACCATGGAAGAGCAGGGCATTGTAGGCCCAGCCGATGGTTCGCGACCAAGAGAAGTGTTGATTAGCTCAGTCGATGACGTATTTGGTGGAGCGGATAGTTCTGCAAACGTTGATGATGAAGTCTACGACGAAAACTTCCCCGAAGAATAA
- a CDS encoding ribonuclease J produces the protein MKQSNQQNKNQKPAAKSSKKSQRSSSASRGAAIRAQRRNHDDANRVINQYASVSPEASTKSKGRANKLDDSPKLKIIGLGGMDSGGSKNMIVIEYMNDAIVIDCGNDLGVDLPGINYGIADTTYLETIKHKLRAYVVTHGHLDHIGALPHIVPRFPAPIYGSKFSIGRVEEIFENFGLPMPEGFELKTVMMNESTHERLKIGNFFVELVGVTHSIPGSTMVVLDTPVGRIVNTGDFRLDPNPLDHERTDTQRLEELGKEGILALLSESTTTERPGRTPSESTIEPSFIEIMEQAPGRCFMAMFSTNINRIQMIINAAVHHNKKIALDGRSMMSTLEMAVRHGFVRVPKGTFVPIASVPQLKDTDVVVVCTGSQGEPSSALQRMASGEHRHVKLKEQDTVVLSSTPIPESGNDAKIGVMVDDLMRRGVHVFRHETHEIDGCGPLHVSGHASIDEYKDMIRMTQPKFFIPIYGSYRSKRRHIEIAVEEGIQRKNTVNAENGEVIDLGKDTMELHGRVPYGTVLVDQTGAIVNNVVIKDRLLLSEEGLVAVVLTIDKKNGNLLTSPDIISRGFIYMRDSEELMNTFRTELKRAVAQRYKRVDLDRFKQEIKEHVTHFLYEHTQRSPIVIPVVNVIGGRPGNVDKPKQQNGQQAQSAPTPEEIAAEQQKRFEEMRAKLLGQDARTD, from the coding sequence ATGAAACAATCAAATCAACAAAATAAGAATCAGAAACCAGCCGCCAAGAGTAGTAAAAAGTCGCAACGAAGCAGTTCGGCTAGCCGAGGTGCGGCAATTCGTGCGCAACGCCGAAACCATGACGATGCTAATCGTGTCATCAACCAGTATGCGAGTGTTTCCCCGGAAGCAAGTACCAAGTCGAAAGGACGAGCTAACAAGCTTGATGACTCGCCAAAATTAAAAATTATTGGCCTTGGTGGTATGGATAGCGGTGGATCTAAAAACATGATCGTCATTGAGTATATGAATGATGCGATAGTCATTGACTGTGGTAATGACTTAGGCGTCGACTTGCCAGGTATTAACTATGGGATTGCCGATACAACCTATCTTGAAACAATCAAACACAAGCTAAGAGCTTACGTCGTGACTCACGGACACCTTGATCACATAGGTGCTTTGCCACACATCGTGCCACGATTTCCAGCACCAATTTATGGTTCCAAATTCAGCATTGGTCGCGTAGAAGAAATTTTCGAAAACTTCGGGTTGCCAATGCCGGAAGGGTTCGAACTAAAAACCGTCATGATGAACGAGAGCACGCATGAACGGCTCAAAATTGGTAATTTCTTTGTGGAGCTGGTTGGGGTAACGCACTCTATACCGGGTAGCACTATGGTGGTACTCGACACGCCAGTCGGTCGGATTGTTAATACTGGGGATTTTCGACTTGATCCCAACCCACTTGATCATGAGCGAACCGATACACAGCGGCTTGAGGAGCTAGGCAAAGAGGGTATTCTGGCGCTTTTATCTGAAAGTACCACGACAGAACGCCCGGGACGTACTCCGTCCGAAAGCACAATTGAGCCAAGCTTTATTGAGATTATGGAGCAAGCCCCAGGACGGTGCTTTATGGCTATGTTCTCTACCAACATTAACCGTATTCAGATGATTATTAACGCTGCAGTCCACCACAATAAAAAGATTGCGCTTGATGGCCGCAGCATGATGAGTACGCTAGAAATGGCTGTGCGTCACGGTTTTGTTCGGGTGCCCAAAGGTACATTTGTGCCGATTGCCAGCGTACCACAACTGAAAGACACTGACGTTGTGGTGGTTTGTACCGGTAGTCAAGGTGAACCAAGTTCGGCCTTGCAGCGTATGGCCAGTGGCGAACACCGTCACGTCAAACTCAAAGAACAAGATACGGTGGTGTTAAGTTCTACCCCAATTCCAGAAAGCGGCAATGATGCCAAGATCGGTGTCATGGTTGATGATTTAATGCGTCGTGGTGTGCATGTGTTTCGGCACGAAACGCACGAGATTGACGGTTGTGGACCATTGCATGTAAGTGGGCATGCCAGTATAGATGAATATAAAGATATGATTCGGATGACACAACCAAAATTCTTCATTCCAATCTATGGATCTTATAGGTCAAAACGCCGTCATATAGAAATAGCAGTCGAAGAAGGCATACAACGTAAAAACACCGTTAATGCTGAAAACGGAGAAGTCATTGATCTAGGTAAGGACACCATGGAGCTACACGGTAGAGTTCCTTACGGAACAGTGTTAGTAGATCAAACCGGTGCCATTGTTAATAACGTGGTAATTAAAGATCGACTGCTACTTTCTGAAGAAGGTCTTGTAGCCGTAGTGCTAACTATAGATAAAAAGAACGGCAACTTGCTTACCAGCCCAGACATCATTAGCCGTGGATTTATATACATGCGCGACAGTGAAGAATTAATGAACACGTTTAGAACTGAACTGAAACGTGCGGTAGCACAACGATACAAGCGAGTTGATCTGGATCGGTTTAAGCAAGAAATCAAAGAACACGTTACGCACTTTTTGTATGAACACACCCAAAGAAGCCCGATTGTAATACCGGTGGTTAATGTGATTGGTGGCAGGCCAGGTAATGTCGATAAACCAAAGCAACAGAATGGGCAGCAAGCGCAATCGGCTCCAACTCCGGAAGAGATTGCTGCCGAGCAACAGAAACGATTTGAGGAGATGCGGGCAAAACTGCTCGGCCAAGACGCCCGCACCGACTGA
- a CDS encoding uracil-DNA glycosylase, producing MSKDTTTQLDRIEADILKQNVCPELAKQATQLVFGDGSPDADVVFIGEAPGKKEDEQGKPFVGAAGKFLDEMLAMIQLDRSEVYITNIVKYRPPNNRDPLPGEKQAFLPYLQAQLEAIAPKVVVTLGRHSMNCFLPDLQISKVHGQPKRIKLAFTDLVGDQRADGVQGDDEKRTEPYSNTAKGVSQSSTQQSAAKRSSVSGFAGKQDALTLVILPLYHPAAALYNGGMRQTLIDDFQTIPAILKKIT from the coding sequence ATGAGCAAAGATACTACAACCCAGCTTGATCGGATTGAGGCAGATATTCTCAAACAGAATGTTTGCCCGGAACTGGCCAAGCAAGCAACACAACTGGTTTTTGGCGATGGGAGTCCGGACGCTGACGTCGTTTTTATCGGTGAAGCGCCTGGCAAAAAAGAGGATGAACAAGGTAAACCATTTGTCGGTGCTGCCGGTAAATTTCTTGATGAAATGCTAGCGATGATACAGCTTGATCGCAGTGAAGTGTACATTACCAATATTGTGAAATACCGTCCGCCGAACAACCGGGACCCATTACCGGGAGAGAAGCAGGCATTCTTGCCGTATTTACAGGCTCAGCTGGAAGCAATTGCGCCTAAAGTTGTGGTGACACTAGGTCGCCACAGCATGAACTGCTTCTTGCCGGACCTGCAAATAAGCAAGGTTCACGGACAACCTAAGCGCATTAAGCTTGCCTTCACCGACCTGGTAGGGGATCAGCGCGCGGATGGAGTGCAAGGCGATGATGAGAAACGGACCGAGCCGTATAGCAATACGGCGAAGGGAGTATCGCAGTCATCCACACAGCAATCCGCCGCGAAGCGCAGCAGTGTTTCCGGCTTTGCCGGAAAGCAGGATGCGCTGACGTTGGTCATCCTACCGCTGTATCACCCGGCGGCGGCGTTATATAACGGAGGAATGCGTCAAACACTTATAGATGACTTTCAGACAATACCAGCAATTTTAAAGAAAATTACATAA
- the pnp gene encoding polyribonucleotide nucleotidyltransferase yields MGRTINPFGKDIIKVETEFCGRQLSLEVGRVGFRSSASVIVRYGDTVVLGTAMVGEKPVSMDYFPLSIDYEEKMYAAGKISGSRFIKREGRPSDDAVLISRIIDRPIRPLWPKGYRNEVQGIATVLSMDPDFRPDMVAMIAVSAALSLTGAPFEGPIAGVRVGMPARSGDQTGGVDGKYQAFATSQQLDEGKLDLVVAGNKDGVMMVEAGANEATEDEVAEGLEFGYQAIQPAIKLQQELIKKLKVEKQEYDLVKPNDDVQKAVDKWLDGKLTEDLRVPYPERNVMLQNLRDEMHADFVKQIGEEEYDSLHPEYDEAFSMALHKDVRKGIVEDKIRPDGRKLDEVRPLSSEVGFLPRAHGSSLFTRGVTQALNIVTLAPLSFAQLVDTMEREGERRYLHHYNAPGWTVGEVKRLMGPGRREIGHGYLAERALLPVIPSEAEFPYTIRSVTEIMSQNGSTSMAATCSSCLALMDAGVPLKRPVSGIAMGLMMDGGKPYVLSDIADAEDFGGDMDFKVTGTTEGITALQMDMKVHGLPVEVLKQALKQAKQGRAFILEHMLSVLAEPRNELSQYAPQVESMQINPDKIRDVIGKGGETINKIIAETGAEIDIKEDGAVFIASPNKKSIEAAKQFVEHLTAEPEVGKIYKNCKVVSVLDFGAFVEIMPGKDGLVHVSEMKEERVEKPSDVVSEGDTVSVKLVAIDEKGRLNLSMRAAERERNGEK; encoded by the coding sequence ATGGGACGAACTATAAACCCTTTTGGTAAAGACATTATTAAAGTAGAAACGGAATTCTGCGGCCGCCAGCTATCGCTCGAAGTTGGGCGTGTTGGTTTTCGCTCATCTGCGTCAGTTATTGTGCGCTATGGTGATACAGTTGTTCTTGGTACAGCTATGGTCGGGGAAAAGCCGGTTTCTATGGACTACTTTCCGTTAAGCATTGATTACGAAGAAAAGATGTACGCTGCAGGAAAGATTAGCGGTAGCCGCTTTATTAAACGGGAAGGGCGACCAAGTGATGATGCAGTTTTGATTAGCCGCATTATTGATCGTCCGATTCGACCGCTGTGGCCAAAAGGCTACAGAAATGAAGTTCAGGGCATTGCCACGGTTTTGAGTATGGATCCGGATTTCCGCCCTGATATGGTTGCTATGATAGCCGTTAGCGCAGCCCTTTCGTTGACAGGTGCGCCATTTGAAGGACCAATTGCCGGAGTACGAGTTGGTATGCCTGCCCGTTCTGGCGATCAGACAGGCGGGGTTGACGGTAAATACCAGGCGTTTGCGACATCTCAGCAACTTGATGAGGGTAAGCTAGATTTGGTAGTTGCCGGCAACAAAGACGGCGTCATGATGGTTGAAGCAGGAGCTAACGAAGCGACCGAAGACGAAGTGGCAGAAGGTTTAGAGTTTGGCTACCAGGCAATCCAACCTGCCATTAAACTGCAACAGGAACTTATAAAAAAACTCAAGGTTGAGAAACAGGAATATGACCTTGTTAAGCCTAACGATGATGTACAAAAAGCAGTTGATAAATGGCTTGATGGGAAGCTAACCGAAGACCTGCGCGTGCCATATCCAGAGCGAAACGTAATGTTACAGAATTTGCGCGACGAAATGCATGCTGATTTTGTAAAACAAATCGGTGAAGAAGAATACGACTCACTCCACCCAGAGTACGATGAAGCATTTTCGATGGCGCTCCATAAAGATGTTCGCAAAGGAATCGTAGAGGATAAAATTCGTCCTGATGGACGTAAACTCGACGAAGTGCGTCCGTTATCTAGCGAGGTAGGATTCTTGCCACGAGCCCACGGATCAAGTCTCTTTACTAGAGGCGTCACTCAAGCTTTAAACATAGTTACGCTAGCGCCGCTTTCTTTTGCACAATTAGTAGATACTATGGAGCGCGAAGGCGAGCGACGTTACTTGCATCACTATAATGCCCCCGGTTGGACAGTTGGAGAAGTTAAGCGGCTCATGGGTCCTGGGCGACGCGAAATCGGTCACGGATATCTTGCCGAACGCGCACTTTTGCCGGTTATCCCAAGTGAAGCAGAGTTTCCGTATACCATCCGTTCAGTAACCGAAATTATGAGTCAAAACGGCTCAACCTCAATGGCTGCAACGTGCTCTAGTTGTCTTGCGCTTATGGATGCCGGTGTACCGCTCAAACGTCCAGTTAGCGGGATTGCCATGGGGCTTATGATGGATGGCGGTAAACCGTATGTTTTAAGTGATATTGCCGATGCCGAAGATTTTGGTGGAGATATGGATTTCAAAGTAACTGGTACCACTGAAGGTATCACCGCTCTGCAGATGGACATGAAAGTCCATGGATTGCCGGTCGAGGTTTTGAAACAAGCATTGAAACAAGCTAAGCAAGGTCGAGCCTTCATCTTGGAGCATATGTTGAGTGTGTTAGCTGAACCTCGAAATGAGCTGAGCCAATACGCTCCACAAGTTGAATCGATGCAGATAAATCCTGATAAGATTCGTGACGTTATTGGCAAGGGCGGCGAGACTATAAATAAAATTATTGCCGAAACCGGTGCAGAAATTGACATCAAGGAAGATGGCGCAGTGTTTATAGCCAGCCCAAATAAAAAGTCTATCGAGGCTGCCAAGCAATTCGTAGAACACCTGACGGCCGAACCGGAAGTTGGCAAAATTTACAAGAATTGTAAGGTTGTCTCAGTATTAGATTTTGGAGCCTTCGTAGAAATTATGCCCGGTAAAGACGGGCTGGTGCACGTGTCTGAAATGAAAGAAGAACGGGTCGAAAAACCAAGTGATGTTGTGAGCGAAGGCGATACGGTGTCAGTTAAACTAGTCGCAATTGACGAAAAAGGCCGACTGAACTTAAGCATGCGAGCAGCTGAACGTGAAAGGAACGGGGAAAAATAG
- the rpsO gene encoding 30S ribosomal protein S15 has protein sequence MISTEKKSKVVASLQKDKKDTGSAAVQAGILTERVKELTEHLKTHKHDFMARRGLLQAVGKRKRLLKYIAKHDSQEYLDLIKKLGIRR, from the coding sequence ATGATCTCAACCGAGAAGAAAAGCAAAGTAGTTGCTAGTCTGCAAAAAGACAAGAAAGACACTGGTTCTGCTGCAGTTCAGGCCGGTATTTTAACCGAAAGAGTCAAGGAGCTCACTGAGCACCTAAAGACACATAAACATGATTTTATGGCTCGTCGCGGTTTGCTACAGGCTGTCGGGAAGCGCAAACGATTGCTAAAATACATCGCTAAACATGATAGTCAAGAGTATCTAGATCTAATCAAGAAACTCGGTATTAGAAGGTAA
- a CDS encoding ATP-binding cassette domain-containing protein: MIANINIAEKSFGGNVLYQGLSLQLQSKEKVGLIGRNGTGKTTLFNMMTGLDKDFDGTIEYRKNLITISSRQEHQGLEDTPVLGYILDDLPKYAELKHIIDTFPDAMSPNNKKISQYSDALEQFSTLGYFMVEEEIIQSLEAYGLDELQIRGQIGQLSGGQKRFVELVKVQHAKADLALIDEPTNHMDFIAKERFLSWFGKTPEAVVVITHDRDVLSKVDRIVEVRDGRAISSPGNYDAYLKINTSKITSEVNEYEVTQRRIANLQDDVLRFKRLKERARDPGTIARFKSLEARAKKELAQLQQIDKPSFWIDKESAQGLNTKMSASYEEHKTRNIRIRARTAETKSNRLLVEASKLSLGYNKIPLFNDMNFQLREGDRLRLHGRNGAGKTTLVKSILAHAGDEKTESQMLAGDILTEKELTLGNYEQEIAPKLLEKTLEQAIEQVYLQKDVKIGGQKIKQLLSDYLFNPQTDGAMPLKLLSGGQKARFQLISMLANDPQVLILDEPTNHLDLPSIEELESALNQYHGAILYISHDTYFVNNIGGETVYVGS, encoded by the coding sequence ATGATTGCCAACATTAATATAGCTGAAAAATCCTTTGGAGGTAATGTCCTGTACCAAGGGCTTTCATTGCAGCTACAATCTAAGGAAAAGGTTGGGCTGATTGGTCGTAATGGTACGGGAAAAACCACGTTGTTTAACATGATGACTGGACTAGATAAAGACTTTGACGGCACGATTGAATATAGAAAAAACCTTATCACGATTTCTTCCCGGCAAGAGCATCAGGGTCTTGAAGACACCCCTGTATTGGGATACATATTAGATGACCTACCTAAGTACGCTGAACTGAAGCATATAATTGACACATTTCCCGATGCGATGAGTCCAAACAATAAAAAAATCAGTCAATATAGCGATGCATTAGAGCAGTTCTCTACACTTGGTTATTTTATGGTTGAGGAGGAGATTATTCAGAGCCTAGAAGCGTATGGTTTGGATGAATTACAAATTCGCGGTCAGATTGGTCAGCTTTCTGGAGGGCAAAAGCGGTTCGTGGAGCTCGTTAAAGTGCAGCACGCTAAGGCCGACTTGGCGTTAATTGATGAGCCAACCAACCACATGGATTTTATAGCAAAAGAACGTTTCTTGAGCTGGTTTGGCAAGACTCCAGAGGCAGTGGTAGTGATTACGCATGATCGCGATGTATTGAGCAAGGTTGATAGGATTGTAGAAGTCCGAGACGGCCGAGCCATTAGCTCGCCGGGCAATTACGACGCGTATCTAAAAATAAATACATCTAAAATTACTTCCGAAGTTAACGAATACGAAGTTACTCAGCGACGCATTGCCAACCTGCAAGACGATGTCCTGCGATTTAAAAGGCTTAAAGAGCGAGCTCGCGACCCAGGTACAATTGCTCGTTTTAAATCACTAGAAGCTCGAGCTAAAAAAGAACTTGCTCAGCTGCAACAGATTGATAAGCCGTCGTTTTGGATAGATAAAGAATCAGCGCAGGGGCTTAATACTAAAATGAGCGCCTCCTACGAGGAGCACAAAACTCGAAACATTAGAATCAGGGCTCGTACTGCTGAAACAAAATCCAACCGTTTGCTCGTTGAGGCTAGTAAATTATCACTAGGCTATAATAAGATACCGTTATTTAATGATATGAACTTCCAGCTACGGGAAGGTGATAGGCTACGTTTGCATGGTCGTAATGGCGCAGGCAAAACCACGCTAGTAAAGTCAATTTTGGCTCATGCAGGTGACGAAAAGACAGAGAGCCAGATGCTGGCGGGCGATATACTAACCGAGAAAGAGCTGACCTTAGGTAATTACGAGCAAGAAATTGCTCCAAAGTTACTTGAAAAAACGCTGGAACAGGCTATTGAACAAGTATATCTTCAAAAAGATGTGAAAATTGGTGGTCAAAAAATCAAACAGCTTTTAAGCGACTATTTATTTAACCCACAAACCGACGGCGCAATGCCTCTCAAACTGCTTAGCGGAGGTCAAAAAGCTCGGTTTCAACTGATCAGCATGCTTGCGAATGACCCCCAGGTACTCATTTTAGATGAACCGACTAACCACCTTGATTTACCCAGTATTGAAGAATTGGAGAGTGCCTTAAACCAGTATCATGGCGCCATTTTATATATCAGCCATGACACCTATTTTGTGAACAATATTGGTGGCGAAACAGTTTACGTGGGCAGTTGA
- the truB gene encoding tRNA pseudouridine(55) synthase TruB produces the protein MNGILLVDKPKGWTSFDVVAKVRGMLRQHALVERYKVESEKSSEPLDFQTFKPSTRLPKTKVGHTGTLDPLATGLLVLTIGTYCKRASEFSKLDKTYQVTVELGKTSTTGDKEGQLTTISSTQPTELTIKNAIAQFIERQGYEYWQVPPAYSAIKVDGQRAYKLARAGKKVELEPRRAKVYSAQVTGYDYPELTFTADVSSGTYIRSLVDDIGKELGTGAYMADLRRTAVGDFNIDDAVSLDNINADVIEEHLKGLPEASV, from the coding sequence ATGAATGGAATTCTATTGGTTGATAAGCCCAAAGGTTGGACTAGTTTTGATGTGGTCGCCAAAGTACGTGGCATGCTGAGACAGCATGCGCTCGTAGAAAGGTATAAAGTAGAAAGTGAAAAGAGCTCAGAGCCCTTAGACTTTCAAACTTTTAAACCCTCAACTCGTTTACCGAAGACAAAAGTTGGTCATACTGGGACACTTGACCCTTTGGCAACAGGATTGTTGGTTTTGACAATCGGCACCTATTGCAAACGAGCCAGCGAGTTTTCTAAGCTTGATAAAACCTATCAGGTCACTGTAGAGCTAGGCAAAACTAGTACAACTGGCGACAAAGAGGGTCAACTCACCACAATATCCTCTACGCAACCAACAGAACTCACAATAAAAAATGCCATCGCACAGTTTATTGAGAGGCAGGGTTATGAGTATTGGCAGGTGCCACCGGCGTACTCGGCAATTAAGGTGGATGGTCAGCGAGCGTATAAATTGGCTCGAGCTGGTAAAAAGGTAGAGCTAGAGCCAAGGCGAGCAAAAGTCTATAGCGCACAAGTTACGGGCTACGATTACCCAGAGCTTACGTTTACGGCTGACGTTTCCTCTGGTACATACATTAGAAGTTTGGTAGATGACATAGGCAAAGAGCTTGGCACGGGGGCGTACATGGCAGATTTACGCCGCACCGCAGTGGGCGACTTTAACATTGATGACGCCGTTTCCTTGGACAACATAAACGCTGATGTTATCGAGGAACATCTAAAAGGATTACCAGAGGCCAGCGTATGA
- the rpsT gene encoding 30S ribosomal protein S20, producing MPIIQSAKKRVRVARKATVRNFKTKRTMRSAIKDFQGALSSGKKVEEARKTAQSTIDTAAKKGIMHKNKAARKQRQLAAQAKNAKGAKKTASAAKSSTKKTSTAKKPASKKTTTKKTTKK from the coding sequence ATGCCGATTATTCAGTCAGCCAAGAAGCGCGTGCGAGTCGCCCGCAAAGCAACCGTGCGGAACTTCAAAACTAAACGAACAATGCGTAGCGCAATAAAAGACTTTCAAGGTGCCCTATCCAGCGGTAAGAAAGTTGAGGAGGCACGAAAAACTGCCCAAAGCACTATCGATACTGCTGCCAAAAAAGGCATTATGCACAAGAACAAAGCTGCTCGTAAACAACGCCAGCTCGCAGCTCAAGCGAAAAATGCTAAAGGCGCCAAGAAAACAGCCAGCGCAGCAAAATCATCTACGAAGAAAACATCTACTGCTAAAAAACCAGCCTCAAAAAAGACTACAACCAAGAAAACCACAAAAAAGTAG